The genome window GAAAGACCTGTTTTGAATACAAAACACGAGGGTATTAGGAAAGCCGTAGAGTTGATAAGTTTTGATAACCTAAGCCCCGAAGAACGAACAAAAGCAAAAAACAAAGAGGCTGCCAGAGTAACCGTTGCCAAGATTGAAAATCGTAAAGCCTTTGAGATTGCGAAGAAAATGTTGCTTGATAACGAGCCTATTGAAAAAATTGCTAAATACACGGGCTTAACAGTTGAACAAATAGAGGCACTGCGTAACGAAACAGCGTAAAATAGTGTGTCTAACGTTATGCTTCATAAAAAAAGGCAGTCTGTTTTGTGCATAATTTTGGCTTTTGTACTTTCTGTGAGCTTTCTGCGTAAGACAAGGAAAGTGCTATTAAGTCTGCACAAAGCAAGCACTTTTTCGTTATGCTGCTGATGAAATAAATAGGTAGCATGTTTTTTGGGTCTGAATAAAGAGCCTCATTCTCAAATTGAAAACAAAATAAAATTTGGCTTTGTCTGTTTTTGAATCTGAAAACATCATTTTATTTCAATCTAATTTAGGACAACGCAAGGCGTTGTCCCTACAAAATAAATGATTGCTTAGAATTTGACGTTATCGCCTATGGACTATTTCTCAAAAAGCGGACACACTTTTTCCAAATCTTCGGGCGTATCGATGCCAATGCTGGTATAATTTGAAACGCCAACGGCAATTCGGTAGCCATTTTCGAGCCAACGGAGCTGTTCCAAAGCCTCGCTTTTTTCCAAAGAAGACGGAGCAAGTGCAGTAATTTGTGCCAAAATATCGCTTCGATACGCATAAATGCCCACATGTTTGAGGAAAGTAGCAGCCTCTAACCACTCATTCGGACTTTTGTCGCGCACGAAAGGCAGCGGACTGCGGCTAAAATAAAGTGCCTCGCCGTTTGCCTTTCTTACTACCTTGACGACATTGGGGTTGAAAATATCGGCTTGGTCTTTTATAGGCGTTGCCATAGTCGCAATTTGGGTGTCAGTTTGTAGGAGGCTCGCCAAAAGGTCTATTTGGGCAGGCTCGATAAAAGGCTCGTCCCCCTGAATATTGATAACAAAATCAAACTTTATTTGTGTTTGGGCTTCTATTTTTTGGAGTGCTTCAAAGCACCTATCTGTTCCGCTGGGGTGTGTATCTTGGGTTAGGACTACCTGCGAAGTAAATCTTTGCACAGGCTCGAAGATGCGTTGGTCATCTGTCGCAATCCAAACCGAAGTAAGACTTTCTGCCTTTTGTGCCTGCGTAAAAGTGCGCTCGATAAGCAACTTATCCCCCATCTGTGCCAACATTTTTGCAGGAAAGCGCGTGGAGGCGTATCGCGCGGGAATGATACCTAAGATGTTCATTTTTGTATTTTATTTTTTATACTTTTAAAACGCTGCAATCCATTTTTGGGCAGCCTCCAATTCGCCAAAAGGCGCAAGGGTAACGCTTCCTTTCCTACGCTCCAAAATCTCTTCGGCGGAAAATTGCATAAACAAATCCTTCGCCACAACATAACCAAAGTGAGTAAGCCCTGCGGCTAAGGCACGCGGAAACCAATTATTATCTATCCATTGCTGGTCTTCGTCCGTATAAGGCTCGCGGTAAGTCAAATCTACGATGAGTTTATTGAGCTTTCTTTTTTGCATAAAAATAATAATTTCATTAAGAAATTTTTTTAGTTCTTCTCCAAAAACAAAGCCCACACTTCGGGTAATGATTACCCTACTTTCGGGCAGATAATAAATACGCAATGCGTCTTGGGGCGAAACCTGCGCTTCATAAATCAATTCATATTGAGGAGCAGGCAGGTGTGGAGGAAGTGAGTAGTTGTTTATCATTGAGTCGTGAGTTTGATAGTTGTTTTGAGAAAAAGGAAGAGTTTGTTAATATTTTTAGTTTGTTTTCCAAAGTACGTTTTGAATTTTGTTCTTCAAACCTTTTACTTTTTTATCTTGCATTGCCTCTATCATTTGTTTGGCTACGGCTCTAAAAACGGGTACGGCTACACTATTGCCCGTCAATTTTCGCATTGCCGTATAACTAACATTGATGATAAAATTTTCGGGAAAACCCTGCAA of Hugenholtzia roseola DSM 9546 contains these proteins:
- the kdsB gene encoding 3-deoxy-manno-octulosonate cytidylyltransferase — translated: MNILGIIPARYASTRFPAKMLAQMGDKLLIERTFTQAQKAESLTSVWIATDDQRIFEPVQRFTSQVVLTQDTHPSGTDRCFEALQKIEAQTQIKFDFVINIQGDEPFIEPAQIDLLASLLQTDTQIATMATPIKDQADIFNPNVVKVVRKANGEALYFSRSPLPFVRDKSPNEWLEAATFLKHVGIYAYRSDILAQITALAPSSLEKSEALEQLRWLENGYRIAVGVSNYTSIGIDTPEDLEKVCPLFEK